A stretch of DNA from Cannabis sativa cultivar Pink pepper isolate KNU-18-1 chromosome X, ASM2916894v1, whole genome shotgun sequence:
GGGAAAGGATACAAGTATAAGTTAGgatcttcaaaaaaaaataataataacaataaggaGAGAAGTAAACTACAAGatacttaccacagtgagggagtggctgagatcctggacttggaagatggagttcaaggatgcacaagcagcgaaccgcctaggtgcacaccgggtaagctgggaCGCAAACTtgccagtcatctccgcggcaaagggagctaatgtgggcccgaggaaacgaccgaaccagtccgacaggggATCCAAATTTAGATCCCACAGATTCTGGTATTCTGGGTTGTTGAGagtattttgcatctcaactcgTAAGATCCTCTTGAGGGCCTCCACCTCatcatacccccgggagtattcgtccatggcgtagttgtgtttagctatccggagctcctgtctcgcctcatctccaggaaccggagtcagcacaatattTGGAGGGGCAGTGTGTTCctccatgggagagaccccgCCATCAAGACCGTGGGCCGGAGTGTCAGCTCTCCGTTGCCGTTTGGGCTCCTCCTAGGcaaccattttgcccttgcgtttgcgaatcagagcaacttcttgctcttcttcactttcttcaacttcctcaggaagagcccggtgtcctccttcaccttcttcaacttcctcaggaaagccccattgcttttcttgaccttctcccgggagcacctcctcatccactaagtcaatagtgtctggaggagcACTGGAAGAAGCCTTTAAACGGGGGGGGGCAtctgggaagaagtaaagggaggGGGAGCTTCTGGAGAGTGAACCCCGGCAAGTTCGGCcaagatggcgtccatggaaatgcctgctacaacaaaagaaagaaggcaagtgttagaacatctgTGGGAAACAACAAACACTCAGATATAACAaacaagctagtcctaccctgactctctaattcggccctagcaaagttccgaatcttaatactggcagcatcatctccgagatagctgtccgaaggccggaaccagctggatgaaATATAAGCTGAAGGGTCTAAGCGGACGGGCTCCGGAgggccagaacccatccgggaccaaCCTAGGAAATCTcttaagttggaaaaataaaactccttcaaatggtctccccaccgggtcgagggcatcctaaacctataaagacgctcatcgaaccctacaggcctaagactggcatattcgccaacagaagggacgtaatgaactgctaaaggagacttaccaccggagccggaagtgctggcgcccggagccccagtgttcggctcctgagccgaaggctttggcctgggagcccttctctccgccGAGTCCCCGATATGAAGGGGCTTCCCAGCGATCGCCTGGCTTCTCCTCTCGActgggctccccacgcgaagagGCCTCCCGGAAGCCGCTTGAGCCTTAGAGTAAGCTTTCTCCTGAGCCTTCCAGTAGAGATagtcctggtacttcttctcggcagtggcgatgatctcgtcccggaaggtcttctccgcggcaggcaccctcacattgggacagataacccgggaaaggttagagtcctccacggattggtgcgACAGGATGAGTTTTGCCTTCCGACAATTCTTCGTCgtaaccaggcccccgacgtcgAGGTCCGCCCGGTCATAAGAGGCgaaggcctgggctctccgaagaaagACATGAGTAGGCGCGGTCCGCTCGTAAGGGGGaatcctaacccactccgtgaggaGTTCTGGATGGTCCACCAATCGGAAcccggaagagaagaaaaaacgatggcgatactccttaacatgagtttgcctattatacgggaccaccccatcattggcagggtgggcccggaacccataaaaactgtctttaagtttgtccccctttttggggacagaaacaagttcataaaaatgcaatatctccgccgggctgggagagccccatccccaggcggagtaaaaaataaataagcctgagagcaggcggtatgcttgaggaataagttggtatggcgcaaggccgacgaaaactaaaaaattaacaaagtagtcttggagaggaagcatggccccggccatcaagtgcgtctggctccaggccccgaagccgccgtagttgtgattgggcgtctccgcatcaCGAGGTGGCCGGTGGTAGGTCCCGGATGTGGAAGGCTTTATTCCAGCTACGTCCACGATGATCTCCAACTGATGGGGACAAGTGAGAGTAGAGTGAAGCTCTGCCGCCTCCCATCCGGTGGCCcgagacttgtacccctcctgggcaacgggacccAGCGAGACCTCTTCGAGGGTAGCCAGACGCTTACCACTCTTCTTGGATGACTTTgaaccagaagcagacatgtttcgattctgtaaaaagaattaagattcaagcagttaggccccataccaaaccctaaaccaagaaaaaaggaatgggggtcccctaaccgctggaaagaggccccctccggacacctgtcaaacaggaaaccctagaaggattccctcgacaagagtcgggtgcaataaattcacagaagacgaCATTGCGCACCAGAGAAAAAGAAAGGGTAGAAAATCGAAAGTAATCTCTCCTATGCCCTAAACGACCAGTATACGAAGAACGTAGGgtcttttgtaaaaaaaaaaaaaaaacagtaacaaATGCTTGACAAGAGTAATCCTATCACCAGAAATGGTTAACCTAGACCTGCTACGTGAAGAATATAAAAGTTTGCATTCCCAGAAGCTTCAAATACAAAACTCAGAAAAAACAAGCAGATAAGTAAAAGCATGTCATGCACATTAACAATAAAGCAAGgggtgcaagaaacttacagtgaacTGTTAAGACTGGGGGTCCTGCTGTAAATCGAACGAAGATAAGGAGGACTGACAGTAGTGAACGAAGATGAACTgggaaaaattgcaaagtgttcaACAGTGTTTTTCTTGGTCTGGGaattttttctctctgggaaatttgagcaaagttggcaagaaatgagaagtaaccgaaatgaaggaaaggtggtggcttttataggcaaaattaCATGGAGAACAGGcactatcacctaccaatcaaacagtgggggaaacgcacgattcgaattctcaaagatcaacggaccagattgatctgtaattaaggcggtggaaacgtttgagtgtccgtctgacaccattaatgcgtcgtatcaatcaatgggcgtgaaacgaatcgacccctGCAGAAAGTGAATCGTTgcattaaaagccatcattaaatgcaccctcacgcgctcaaagctcgtgccaggaaaccgaggagtcaaccggaagcacttgagcaagccttgttttatttttcaaataaacaaggcttggggggtaaatgttgcccctgatttggcccaatatacgtggaccaaccagacaagaacacgtggatcaagcaacttATGATtcaaaatatttgctaagtctttatgccataaggcAGCGTCCGGGACATgtctcccggagaaggcatatggaaccccatatgctcccggaagctcaagtaacgctaaggcatctccgcggggtgtcaggtttctcctgagcaatcaagtcgcattcaatgccgcatgggaggaagcgtgttgggactgctacacgcaataaagtctgacggcacaacctccaaccagcagctacaaagtaatgatcatttaagtctagcgacggctacactgtgaagagtcacatcagtcaaaagacaataaggacattccacataaaagccctacagcacctagggatttgaccatgcattacttatggtatattcattgggaatgcccaactttatggatacttacagatatatttgtacaataattctggggatcaccccaccaaaaatactataaataccccttcaaagctcattaaatggggtagagaatcttgggctgcataagagcaagaagagtaaatactcaccaagaacattctctgtatttataagagtgaaacactcaacaaatacattctctgtattaattacatccataaataacaaagactcgtggactaaggctcattaacgccctaaccaagtaaaaatccttctctaaatttcttacagctctataaacttataatatttaattagttgccgaaaaactCGGTCAACACCCTTATATTTCTTTGTTTAGTTAGataataacttgtaaatatttgaattagttttaaaatatttatgtaatatatttacctagaataatgtatatatatacatttaattatatggttaatttaattgttaattgtatgaaattaatatttaagttaaataaattaataaaaaaaacaaaaataaatatgtgaaaataaaaaaaaaaatatttagttatataAAATTCTTATGTTGTCGATTATTTGCTAATAACCAACGCCATAAAACACTACGTCGTAGGTTATTAGTGAATAACCAATGCTATAAAGGCGTCATTCTACAAATAACCCCATATGTcgtcggttatttcataataatcgACGACATAGGGTCTCCTTCAATCGTTGGTTAATGCTTCTCCCTACGGTGTTACCTAGAACAATGTCGGTAGCGAGTTTCGCTAAAACCAATGTTGAAGGCCCTAAAAGACCGCCTCTAAAGCTCAGTAATGgcactttaaaatttataattcacCAAACATCAAACTCAATATTTTTGCACAATTCTACTATAACTGTTTTTTTTCTCACAGTACAGCTATATTTGTTTTTCCTACAGCACACCTGTGCTAAAATGACCCTAGAAAGTCTATAGAAATCcataccttaaaaaaaaaacctatcaTTTTCATGCCAAGCCTATTAATTGTagataattaactatttatcaactcatattttaataaaatatttaaaaaattaatgtaagtctaaaataaaagttttacaaGATTAGTACTAATTAAAGAGGAGGCCTATTTTTCAatgaaggtttttttttttttttaattggtgGAAAGAACTGAGAACTTCTTCTTTTGTAAGAAGAGTTGTAAGCACAAAAGATGTTTTGTGATTATGTGTAATGATATAACCTCAAATTTTCTCAAAgtaaatttttatgtaatggaAGACTATTAATGATGACATTtgcacatatattatatataattactaaCACCAGAATAAACAAAAAGCTACATAGTTTTGCATTATAATCATACAATaaacaaaatatgtatgaaaagaaaaagggaaaaatcTTACATATATTTGACATATAAATTAAACCCACATGAGAGAGTCCAAAAAAACCAATGTCTCATCTCATAGAGTGAATTTTCCTAATTATGATTCATAATAATACACTTAgactaaataacatatatgatgtattttttttttggggggggggggggggggggcggGGGGAGGAGGGGTCACTGTCAGTAAAATCTTTAAGCTAGATAAAGATCGTCAATGAAAATGAATAtagaagatatatatattaaagaatAATGGAATGTAAATGTTGATGAtgaatatttaaattttgtgTTTCTTTGGGTGTTTATTCCATCAAATAAACTAACAACGTTCTCTCAATCAGCAGAAGCTCCACAAAGGAATGTCACTTTCTTCATATGGATCTTCCATAAATTGTGGGTCAAAACACCCATTATTGAATAGCATCTGATCAAAGCACTTTGGCGATTGTAGACCGTCAAAATTGTACCAAGCTTCCATCATAGCCGTTGATTGATCCATATAACTATTTGTAATAAAACCACCCTGAGCCTTGTGCTGTTCCTGATTATGATGATCATAGCTATTAGACATATCGATGTGGGACCCAAATGATGAACCCCTCAATAAAAAGGCTTCATCAATATCATTATCAACCAGATCAAACGGCGATGACACCGCCGAAGACGACGGCGACGGCGAGGGAGCAGTGGCAGCGGCAGTGGCAGTAGAGGTAGTGGCAGCATTATTGATACTAATAATGTTGTCGTTAAGGAAAGTGGTTGTTGTAGTATGGGCAGCGGCTGCGGCGACTCTCTGGATGGACTTTGGGGATAAAAGGACGTCGTTTGGGAACATGGTGTGATGATGAGAAGAGATAGTACTACTGCTGAGAGGGAAGTTGAGATTGGCCGAAGATCCTTTAAGGCACAACAAAGCGGCGTCGTATGCTCTGGCTGCTGCCTCAGCCGTTGAATAAGACCCTAACCATATTCTCGTCTTCTGATTAGGTGCCCTTATTTCTGAGACCCAAGAGCCCCAGGTTCTCATTCTTACACCCTTGTACTTCTTTTTCCCAGTTGTCAATGTCAATGGCGTTGGCTTTGATGGGTTTTGCTCCATTATCTTCTTTTCTGTCTTCACCATGGTTCGATCGATTCAGAAATTAACTTGGATCCAAATCCTATATTGTATACTCttgtaataataacaaaaatatataaacactATAGTAATAGCAGTAGCAGAAGTAGTAGCAGTAGTAGCAGCAGGAGTACTAGTTTGGAGATAGATTATTTTGTCGGAAGTAATATTAAACTTTCGTGATTAAGGATTTGTAGAGTGATTTAAAAGAGtgtgttgaaattttctttGAACAAGGCAGGAACTCATTTTGATGGTGGAAATGTTGGTATTTATAGAGATCTCTCTCCTACCCCAGTGGAGAACCGGTAATATAGAAATGGtagagtaatatatatatatttatttatttttgcggTATATGATAATGCGTgacagaaatatatatatatattttttagtttatgtaaatggggaatggaaaataatttgGAAAATGACTTTGATGTCCTCATGCTGATGAAAGTGAAAATGATTCATTAATATTTGCTgcataaacatttttttttaatttaaaatggaGAAAAGCATGGTTTGGATAATTACATACAATCAACTTGGTTGTGTAAAATTACTGTCGTATTCATTGACTCCAATAAAATCTATGATCACTGGcaatttcctttttctttctttaatataaaagaaaattactgtttgtaatttttctggTAATTAATCACATTCCATGcagtaattttttgttattattattactacaaGTTATTATCCTTATTAATTGTCATTTTGGTCTTATTATTTGCTGTTTAATCTTGTATGAAATAGCTTGTGTTGGTCAAAACATTGACatacaataaaatttttaatttgttggGCAGTCACACAAATGCATGATTTAAAGAGAAAAAACAGCTTAAAAGCGTAATAAATTCCAAAATAATAACTGTAACCGTGTAAGGAAaactgaaaattaaaaaaaaaaaaaaaaaaaggaaacagAAAAAAGGCAAATATGAACAATGCAACCTGTAACCCACATGCTCAAATCAGATTCCAAGTAAAAGGAAAGTTTTTATTTAATGCTTATTTTAGAGTTCCGGACTTACCCAACAAGTCACTCTTTTCCACTGTTGACAACCAGacaatagtttttatttttcattttttttatttgccatttttagaaaattattcagaaAATAATTGAATGGCGTTTTAGTAAATTTACTACCCTCACCCTCATGTGTTTCCCCAAatcttaatatataatatatattattagagaagaaagagaagatccTAGGACTAGCTCACTCCAGTTTTAATTTAGGCAGCTTCCATGATCTTAATAAGGGGTTAATATATAAGGCTTGCTAGTTAGCCTTATTTTAGCCTGGCTGttgtgaatatatatatataattacatcCACGCGTAATTAGATAGATAATTACATAGATAGAAATATTAAGACccataatatacatatatattttatattaatatgatattttgaTTTGCTTATGTAATGTAAATAATGATACACACAGACCACAGCTGTGTTTTCCCTGTCTCGCAGCTCCGAAACCGCGTCATGCAAATCTCTCTCTCATCAACTTCCTTTTTAATAAATagaatagagagagaaacaTGTCTCAactgtttttattgttttgctTAGTTGCTTACGCCTGCAATACTTGACTTTTGCCAATTCTCTCACTTATCACACTAACTAGCTAAtacctctttctttctctctcctttttattttagttattattacATGTGGGAttctctaataataatattactcaATACCCATTGCCATTGCTAATACTAGTCTCATTTCAATGCCTCTAAAACTATACACatgtaataaatattttaaaataattagtaggagaataaaaaaaatttgcaaTTGGGACAGTTTCAAATTATGGTATATGATATCATGAACATTATTAAGCAAAGATACGACAGAATTTGagaaatatacatatatctataattgaataaaagaattcaattaaaataattttctcttTTCATTTTAAGCTTTATTGGGTTAGATAGACACATGCACACACATGCATGGAGTAGTACTAAATGGACGACCAATGTGGGAATCATTTGATCTTTTTAGGAAACAAAAGAGTCTCACAATTTGGATAGCTAGCTAGGGTTGAAAAGGCTCTACACTCCTGTTGTGATTACATCAAATTCcttttttatttctatatttataaattatatatatattgaaaattaattaagtgttataaaataatggaTAATGCTTTAATAGAGGCAGAGCGGTCCTGAAATAAAGTGGGCCAcagaattctttttttttttttttgagcttttatgttagaaaaaatatggtatttttcaaagtcaataaaaaaaaatatgtaattttaaaaaggaaaaaaaaaattaggcccCTGGGCTAGGTGGGCCCTAAGCACAGGCCTAGCTCGCCTATGCCTAGGGTCGAGCCTGAATAGATGTATTGAAAATGAATTTATGt
This window harbors:
- the LOC115697056 gene encoding ethylene-responsive transcription factor ERF014, which translates into the protein MVKTEKKIMEQNPSKPTPLTLTTGKKKYKGVRMRTWGSWVSEIRAPNQKTRIWLGSYSTAEAAARAYDAALLCLKGSSANLNFPLSSSTISSHHHTMFPNDVLLSPKSIQRVAAAAAHTTTTTFLNDNIISINNAATTSTATAAATAPSPSPSSSAVSSPFDLVDNDIDEAFLLRGSSFGSHIDMSNSYDHHNQEQHKAQGGFITNSYMDQSTAMMEAWYNFDGLQSPKCFDQMLFNNGCFDPQFMEDPYEESDIPLWSFC